From a region of the Tachysurus fulvidraco isolate hzauxx_2018 chromosome 5, HZAU_PFXX_2.0, whole genome shotgun sequence genome:
- the abi2b gene encoding abl interactor 2b isoform X5, producing MAELQMLLEEEIPAGRGALLDSYANLERVAEYCESNYIQSPDKQRALEETKSYTTQSLASVAYLINTLANNVLQMLDIQASQLRRMESSINHISQTVDIHKEKVARREIGILTTNKNTSRTHKIIAPANPERPVRYIRKPIDYSLLDDVGHGVKWLLRFKVNAQNIKAGTTPRTGAPTQKPPSPPGPGKGTLGRHSPYRTLEPVRPPVVPNDYVPSPTRNTAPPLQSPARTTSVNQRTRTYSSGSSGGSHPSSRSSSRENSGSGSVGVPIAVPTPAPPTAFPGNGPQFYSMNRPIARQTTPSVGGTLPYCRPSSVTSQPSNVPQNTHANMSQTQLNGGPHYNQNQAPMAPPPPSLLQITPQLPLMGFVARVQETISDAPPPPPPVEEPAFVDSTPPPPPPEDYEDEEGDEDEESAVVEYSDPYAEEDPPWAPRNYLEKVVAIYDYTRDKEDELSFQEGAIIYVIKKNDDGWYEGVMCGTTGLFPGNYVESIMHYAD from the exons ATGGCGGAGTTACAAATGCTTTTGGAAGAAGAGATTCCTGCAGGCAGAGGTGCTTTACTGGACAGCTATGCGAATTTAGAGCGGGTCGCTGAATACTGCGAGAGCAATTACATTCAG TCTCCTGATAAACAGAGAGCGTTAGAGGAGACTAAAAGCTACACGACTCAATCCCTGGCTAGCGTCGCCTACCTGATCAACACACTCGCCAACAATGTGCTGCAGATGCTCGACATTCAGGCGTCTCAGCTACGCCGCATGGAGTCGTCCATCAACCACATctcacag ACGGTGGACATCCACAAAGAGAAGGTGGCCAGGCGTGAGATCGGCATCCTCACTACTAATAAGAATACCTCTCGCACACACAAGATCATTGCTCCGGCCAATCCCGAGAGGCCTGTGCGCTACATCCGCAAGCCTATTGACTACAGCCTGCTGGATGACGTAGGACACGGCGTAAAG TGGTTGTTAAGGTTCAAG GTTAACGCCCAGAACATCAAGGCGGGCACGACCCCTCGAACAGGTGCCCCTACCCAGAAACCACCCAGCCCTCCAGGTCCAGGGAAGGGCACCCtcgg GCGCCACTCCCCCTACAGGACGCTTGAACCCGTGCGTCCCCCCGTCGTTCCTAATGACTATGTGCCGAGCCCGACCCGCAACACAGCTCCGCCCCTCCAGAGCCCGGCACGCACCACCTCCGTAAATCAGAGGACCCGCAcgtacag CAGTGGTAGTAGCGGAGGAAGTCACCCGAGCagtcgcagcagcagcagagagaACAGCGGAAGTGGCAGCGTGGGCGTGCCTATCGCCGTGCCGACCCCGGCCCCTCCCACTGCTTTCCCAG GAAACGGGCCTCAGTTCTACAGCATGAACAGACCAATAGCGAGGCAAACCACACCCTCAGTAGGCGGGACTCTGCCGTATTGCAGGCCGTCTTCGGTCACCAGTCAGCCGAGTAACGTACCTCAGAATACTCACGCAAACATGAGCCAGACCCAGCTTAATGGAGGACCACACTACAACCAGAACCAAG CCCCCATGGCTCCGCCTCCTCCCTCCTTATTACAGATCACACCCCAGCTGCCTCTGATGGGATTTGTGGCTCGGGTGCAGGAGACCA TCTCGGacgctcctcctcctccgccccCTGTGGAAGAGCCGGCGTTTGTGGACTCGACTCCGCCCCCGCCTCCACCTGAGGACTACGAGGACGAGGAGGGCGACGAGGATGAAGAGTCGGCAGTGGTGGAGTACAGTGACCCGTATGCCGAGGAGGATCCTCCATGGGCTCCTCGCAACTACCTGGAGAAAG TGGTGGCGATCTATGACTACACCCGCGATAAAGAAGACGAGCTGTCCTTCCAGGAAGGGGCCATCATCTACGTCATCAAGAAGAACGACGACGGCTGGTACGAGGGTGTCATGTGCGGCACCACGGGGCTCTTCCCTGGAAACTACGTCGAGTCCATCATGCACTACGCTGACTGA
- the abi2b gene encoding abl interactor 2b isoform X1, which produces MAELQMLLEEEIPAGRGALLDSYANLERVAEYCESNYIQSPDKQRALEETKSYTTQSLASVAYLINTLANNVLQMLDIQASQLRRMESSINHISQTVDIHKEKVARREIGILTTNKNTSRTHKIIAPANPERPVRYIRKPIDYSLLDDVGHGVKWLLRFKVNAQNIKAGTTPRTGAPTQKPPSPPGPGKGTLGRHSPYRTLEPVRPPVVPNDYVPSPTRNTAPPLQSPARTTSVNQRTRTYSSGSSGGSHPSSRSSSRENSGSGSVGVPIAVPTPAPPTAFPAGTASTPPNPPKPPPSVSIPAPPAPPPPPTPEPTPPPALPAPPEIPAPPQLPPTTGTATAQGNGPQFYSMNRPIARQTTPSVGGTLPYCRPSSVTSQPSNVPQNTHANMSQTQLNGGPHYNQNQAPMAPPPPSLLQITPQLPLMGFVARVQETISDAPPPPPPVEEPAFVDSTPPPPPPEDYEDEEGDEDEESAVVEYSDPYAEEDPPWAPRNYLEKVVAIYDYTRDKEDELSFQEGAIIYVIKKNDDGWYEGVMCGTTGLFPGNYVESIMHYAD; this is translated from the exons ATGGCGGAGTTACAAATGCTTTTGGAAGAAGAGATTCCTGCAGGCAGAGGTGCTTTACTGGACAGCTATGCGAATTTAGAGCGGGTCGCTGAATACTGCGAGAGCAATTACATTCAG TCTCCTGATAAACAGAGAGCGTTAGAGGAGACTAAAAGCTACACGACTCAATCCCTGGCTAGCGTCGCCTACCTGATCAACACACTCGCCAACAATGTGCTGCAGATGCTCGACATTCAGGCGTCTCAGCTACGCCGCATGGAGTCGTCCATCAACCACATctcacag ACGGTGGACATCCACAAAGAGAAGGTGGCCAGGCGTGAGATCGGCATCCTCACTACTAATAAGAATACCTCTCGCACACACAAGATCATTGCTCCGGCCAATCCCGAGAGGCCTGTGCGCTACATCCGCAAGCCTATTGACTACAGCCTGCTGGATGACGTAGGACACGGCGTAAAG TGGTTGTTAAGGTTCAAG GTTAACGCCCAGAACATCAAGGCGGGCACGACCCCTCGAACAGGTGCCCCTACCCAGAAACCACCCAGCCCTCCAGGTCCAGGGAAGGGCACCCtcgg GCGCCACTCCCCCTACAGGACGCTTGAACCCGTGCGTCCCCCCGTCGTTCCTAATGACTATGTGCCGAGCCCGACCCGCAACACAGCTCCGCCCCTCCAGAGCCCGGCACGCACCACCTCCGTAAATCAGAGGACCCGCAcgtacag CAGTGGTAGTAGCGGAGGAAGTCACCCGAGCagtcgcagcagcagcagagagaACAGCGGAAGTGGCAGCGTGGGCGTGCCTATCGCCGTGCCGACCCCGGCCCCTCCCACTGCTTTCCCAG CAGGTACTGCCTCCACCCCTCCGAACCCTCCCAAGCCCCCTCCCAGTGTGTCTATCCCGGCTCCCCCggcacctcctcctcctcctacccCTGAACCCACACCTCCTCCTGCCCTTCCTGCTCCCCCTGAGATCCCAGCTCCCCCACAACTGCCCCCCACCACCGGTACAGCGACCGCGCAAG GAAACGGGCCTCAGTTCTACAGCATGAACAGACCAATAGCGAGGCAAACCACACCCTCAGTAGGCGGGACTCTGCCGTATTGCAGGCCGTCTTCGGTCACCAGTCAGCCGAGTAACGTACCTCAGAATACTCACGCAAACATGAGCCAGACCCAGCTTAATGGAGGACCACACTACAACCAGAACCAAG CCCCCATGGCTCCGCCTCCTCCCTCCTTATTACAGATCACACCCCAGCTGCCTCTGATGGGATTTGTGGCTCGGGTGCAGGAGACCA TCTCGGacgctcctcctcctccgccccCTGTGGAAGAGCCGGCGTTTGTGGACTCGACTCCGCCCCCGCCTCCACCTGAGGACTACGAGGACGAGGAGGGCGACGAGGATGAAGAGTCGGCAGTGGTGGAGTACAGTGACCCGTATGCCGAGGAGGATCCTCCATGGGCTCCTCGCAACTACCTGGAGAAAG TGGTGGCGATCTATGACTACACCCGCGATAAAGAAGACGAGCTGTCCTTCCAGGAAGGGGCCATCATCTACGTCATCAAGAAGAACGACGACGGCTGGTACGAGGGTGTCATGTGCGGCACCACGGGGCTCTTCCCTGGAAACTACGTCGAGTCCATCATGCACTACGCTGACTGA
- the abi2b gene encoding abl interactor 2b isoform X3, whose product MAELQMLLEEEIPAGRGALLDSYANLERVAEYCESNYIQSPDKQRALEETKSYTTQSLASVAYLINTLANNVLQMLDIQASQLRRMESSINHISQTVDIHKEKVARREIGILTTNKNTSRTHKIIAPANPERPVRYIRKPIDYSLLDDVGHGVKWLLRFKVNAQNIKAGTTPRTGAPTQKPPSPPGPGKGTLGSGSSGGSHPSSRSSSRENSGSGSVGVPIAVPTPAPPTAFPAGTASTPPNPPKPPPSVSIPAPPAPPPPPTPEPTPPPALPAPPEIPAPPQLPPTTGTATAQGNGPQFYSMNRPIARQTTPSVGGTLPYCRPSSVTSQPSNVPQNTHANMSQTQLNGGPHYNQNQAPMAPPPPSLLQITPQLPLMGFVARVQETISDAPPPPPPVEEPAFVDSTPPPPPPEDYEDEEGDEDEESAVVEYSDPYAEEDPPWAPRNYLEKVVAIYDYTRDKEDELSFQEGAIIYVIKKNDDGWYEGVMCGTTGLFPGNYVESIMHYAD is encoded by the exons ATGGCGGAGTTACAAATGCTTTTGGAAGAAGAGATTCCTGCAGGCAGAGGTGCTTTACTGGACAGCTATGCGAATTTAGAGCGGGTCGCTGAATACTGCGAGAGCAATTACATTCAG TCTCCTGATAAACAGAGAGCGTTAGAGGAGACTAAAAGCTACACGACTCAATCCCTGGCTAGCGTCGCCTACCTGATCAACACACTCGCCAACAATGTGCTGCAGATGCTCGACATTCAGGCGTCTCAGCTACGCCGCATGGAGTCGTCCATCAACCACATctcacag ACGGTGGACATCCACAAAGAGAAGGTGGCCAGGCGTGAGATCGGCATCCTCACTACTAATAAGAATACCTCTCGCACACACAAGATCATTGCTCCGGCCAATCCCGAGAGGCCTGTGCGCTACATCCGCAAGCCTATTGACTACAGCCTGCTGGATGACGTAGGACACGGCGTAAAG TGGTTGTTAAGGTTCAAG GTTAACGCCCAGAACATCAAGGCGGGCACGACCCCTCGAACAGGTGCCCCTACCCAGAAACCACCCAGCCCTCCAGGTCCAGGGAAGGGCACCCtcgg CAGTGGTAGTAGCGGAGGAAGTCACCCGAGCagtcgcagcagcagcagagagaACAGCGGAAGTGGCAGCGTGGGCGTGCCTATCGCCGTGCCGACCCCGGCCCCTCCCACTGCTTTCCCAG CAGGTACTGCCTCCACCCCTCCGAACCCTCCCAAGCCCCCTCCCAGTGTGTCTATCCCGGCTCCCCCggcacctcctcctcctcctacccCTGAACCCACACCTCCTCCTGCCCTTCCTGCTCCCCCTGAGATCCCAGCTCCCCCACAACTGCCCCCCACCACCGGTACAGCGACCGCGCAAG GAAACGGGCCTCAGTTCTACAGCATGAACAGACCAATAGCGAGGCAAACCACACCCTCAGTAGGCGGGACTCTGCCGTATTGCAGGCCGTCTTCGGTCACCAGTCAGCCGAGTAACGTACCTCAGAATACTCACGCAAACATGAGCCAGACCCAGCTTAATGGAGGACCACACTACAACCAGAACCAAG CCCCCATGGCTCCGCCTCCTCCCTCCTTATTACAGATCACACCCCAGCTGCCTCTGATGGGATTTGTGGCTCGGGTGCAGGAGACCA TCTCGGacgctcctcctcctccgccccCTGTGGAAGAGCCGGCGTTTGTGGACTCGACTCCGCCCCCGCCTCCACCTGAGGACTACGAGGACGAGGAGGGCGACGAGGATGAAGAGTCGGCAGTGGTGGAGTACAGTGACCCGTATGCCGAGGAGGATCCTCCATGGGCTCCTCGCAACTACCTGGAGAAAG TGGTGGCGATCTATGACTACACCCGCGATAAAGAAGACGAGCTGTCCTTCCAGGAAGGGGCCATCATCTACGTCATCAAGAAGAACGACGACGGCTGGTACGAGGGTGTCATGTGCGGCACCACGGGGCTCTTCCCTGGAAACTACGTCGAGTCCATCATGCACTACGCTGACTGA
- the abi2b gene encoding abl interactor 2b isoform X8 yields MAELQMLLEEEIPAGRGALLDSYANLERVAEYCESNYIQSPDKQRALEETKSYTTQSLASVAYLINTLANNVLQMLDIQASQLRRMESSINHISQTVDIHKEKVARREIGILTTNKNTSRTHKIIAPANPERPVRYIRKPIDYSLLDDVGHGVKWLLRFKVNAQNIKAGTTPRTGAPTQKPPSPPGPGKGTLGSGSSGGSHPSSRSSSRENSGSGSVGVPIAVPTPAPPTAFPGNGPQFYSMNRPIARQTTPSVGGTLPYCRPSSVTSQPSNVPQNTHANMSQTQLNGGPHYNQNQAPMAPPPPSLLQITPQLPLMGFVARVQETISDAPPPPPPVEEPAFVDSTPPPPPPEDYEDEEGDEDEESAVVEYSDPYAEEDPPWAPRNYLEKVVAIYDYTRDKEDELSFQEGAIIYVIKKNDDGWYEGVMCGTTGLFPGNYVESIMHYAD; encoded by the exons ATGGCGGAGTTACAAATGCTTTTGGAAGAAGAGATTCCTGCAGGCAGAGGTGCTTTACTGGACAGCTATGCGAATTTAGAGCGGGTCGCTGAATACTGCGAGAGCAATTACATTCAG TCTCCTGATAAACAGAGAGCGTTAGAGGAGACTAAAAGCTACACGACTCAATCCCTGGCTAGCGTCGCCTACCTGATCAACACACTCGCCAACAATGTGCTGCAGATGCTCGACATTCAGGCGTCTCAGCTACGCCGCATGGAGTCGTCCATCAACCACATctcacag ACGGTGGACATCCACAAAGAGAAGGTGGCCAGGCGTGAGATCGGCATCCTCACTACTAATAAGAATACCTCTCGCACACACAAGATCATTGCTCCGGCCAATCCCGAGAGGCCTGTGCGCTACATCCGCAAGCCTATTGACTACAGCCTGCTGGATGACGTAGGACACGGCGTAAAG TGGTTGTTAAGGTTCAAG GTTAACGCCCAGAACATCAAGGCGGGCACGACCCCTCGAACAGGTGCCCCTACCCAGAAACCACCCAGCCCTCCAGGTCCAGGGAAGGGCACCCtcgg CAGTGGTAGTAGCGGAGGAAGTCACCCGAGCagtcgcagcagcagcagagagaACAGCGGAAGTGGCAGCGTGGGCGTGCCTATCGCCGTGCCGACCCCGGCCCCTCCCACTGCTTTCCCAG GAAACGGGCCTCAGTTCTACAGCATGAACAGACCAATAGCGAGGCAAACCACACCCTCAGTAGGCGGGACTCTGCCGTATTGCAGGCCGTCTTCGGTCACCAGTCAGCCGAGTAACGTACCTCAGAATACTCACGCAAACATGAGCCAGACCCAGCTTAATGGAGGACCACACTACAACCAGAACCAAG CCCCCATGGCTCCGCCTCCTCCCTCCTTATTACAGATCACACCCCAGCTGCCTCTGATGGGATTTGTGGCTCGGGTGCAGGAGACCA TCTCGGacgctcctcctcctccgccccCTGTGGAAGAGCCGGCGTTTGTGGACTCGACTCCGCCCCCGCCTCCACCTGAGGACTACGAGGACGAGGAGGGCGACGAGGATGAAGAGTCGGCAGTGGTGGAGTACAGTGACCCGTATGCCGAGGAGGATCCTCCATGGGCTCCTCGCAACTACCTGGAGAAAG TGGTGGCGATCTATGACTACACCCGCGATAAAGAAGACGAGCTGTCCTTCCAGGAAGGGGCCATCATCTACGTCATCAAGAAGAACGACGACGGCTGGTACGAGGGTGTCATGTGCGGCACCACGGGGCTCTTCCCTGGAAACTACGTCGAGTCCATCATGCACTACGCTGACTGA
- the abi2b gene encoding abl interactor 2b isoform X6: MAELQMLLEEEIPAGRGALLDSYANLERVAEYCESNYIQSPDKQRALEETKSYTTQSLASVAYLINTLANNVLQMLDIQASQLRRMESSINHISQTVDIHKEKVARREIGILTTNKNTSRTHKIIAPANPERPVRYIRKPIDYSLLDDVGHGVKVNAQNIKAGTTPRTGAPTQKPPSPPGPGKGTLGRHSPYRTLEPVRPPVVPNDYVPSPTRNTAPPLQSPARTTSVNQRTRTYSSGSSGGSHPSSRSSSRENSGSGSVGVPIAVPTPAPPTAFPGNGPQFYSMNRPIARQTTPSVGGTLPYCRPSSVTSQPSNVPQNTHANMSQTQLNGGPHYNQNQAPMAPPPPSLLQITPQLPLMGFVARVQETISDAPPPPPPVEEPAFVDSTPPPPPPEDYEDEEGDEDEESAVVEYSDPYAEEDPPWAPRNYLEKVVAIYDYTRDKEDELSFQEGAIIYVIKKNDDGWYEGVMCGTTGLFPGNYVESIMHYAD; encoded by the exons ATGGCGGAGTTACAAATGCTTTTGGAAGAAGAGATTCCTGCAGGCAGAGGTGCTTTACTGGACAGCTATGCGAATTTAGAGCGGGTCGCTGAATACTGCGAGAGCAATTACATTCAG TCTCCTGATAAACAGAGAGCGTTAGAGGAGACTAAAAGCTACACGACTCAATCCCTGGCTAGCGTCGCCTACCTGATCAACACACTCGCCAACAATGTGCTGCAGATGCTCGACATTCAGGCGTCTCAGCTACGCCGCATGGAGTCGTCCATCAACCACATctcacag ACGGTGGACATCCACAAAGAGAAGGTGGCCAGGCGTGAGATCGGCATCCTCACTACTAATAAGAATACCTCTCGCACACACAAGATCATTGCTCCGGCCAATCCCGAGAGGCCTGTGCGCTACATCCGCAAGCCTATTGACTACAGCCTGCTGGATGACGTAGGACACGGCGTAAAG GTTAACGCCCAGAACATCAAGGCGGGCACGACCCCTCGAACAGGTGCCCCTACCCAGAAACCACCCAGCCCTCCAGGTCCAGGGAAGGGCACCCtcgg GCGCCACTCCCCCTACAGGACGCTTGAACCCGTGCGTCCCCCCGTCGTTCCTAATGACTATGTGCCGAGCCCGACCCGCAACACAGCTCCGCCCCTCCAGAGCCCGGCACGCACCACCTCCGTAAATCAGAGGACCCGCAcgtacag CAGTGGTAGTAGCGGAGGAAGTCACCCGAGCagtcgcagcagcagcagagagaACAGCGGAAGTGGCAGCGTGGGCGTGCCTATCGCCGTGCCGACCCCGGCCCCTCCCACTGCTTTCCCAG GAAACGGGCCTCAGTTCTACAGCATGAACAGACCAATAGCGAGGCAAACCACACCCTCAGTAGGCGGGACTCTGCCGTATTGCAGGCCGTCTTCGGTCACCAGTCAGCCGAGTAACGTACCTCAGAATACTCACGCAAACATGAGCCAGACCCAGCTTAATGGAGGACCACACTACAACCAGAACCAAG CCCCCATGGCTCCGCCTCCTCCCTCCTTATTACAGATCACACCCCAGCTGCCTCTGATGGGATTTGTGGCTCGGGTGCAGGAGACCA TCTCGGacgctcctcctcctccgccccCTGTGGAAGAGCCGGCGTTTGTGGACTCGACTCCGCCCCCGCCTCCACCTGAGGACTACGAGGACGAGGAGGGCGACGAGGATGAAGAGTCGGCAGTGGTGGAGTACAGTGACCCGTATGCCGAGGAGGATCCTCCATGGGCTCCTCGCAACTACCTGGAGAAAG TGGTGGCGATCTATGACTACACCCGCGATAAAGAAGACGAGCTGTCCTTCCAGGAAGGGGCCATCATCTACGTCATCAAGAAGAACGACGACGGCTGGTACGAGGGTGTCATGTGCGGCACCACGGGGCTCTTCCCTGGAAACTACGTCGAGTCCATCATGCACTACGCTGACTGA
- the abi2b gene encoding abl interactor 2b isoform X2 codes for MAELQMLLEEEIPAGRGALLDSYANLERVAEYCESNYIQSPDKQRALEETKSYTTQSLASVAYLINTLANNVLQMLDIQASQLRRMESSINHISQTVDIHKEKVARREIGILTTNKNTSRTHKIIAPANPERPVRYIRKPIDYSLLDDVGHGVKVNAQNIKAGTTPRTGAPTQKPPSPPGPGKGTLGRHSPYRTLEPVRPPVVPNDYVPSPTRNTAPPLQSPARTTSVNQRTRTYSSGSSGGSHPSSRSSSRENSGSGSVGVPIAVPTPAPPTAFPAGTASTPPNPPKPPPSVSIPAPPAPPPPPTPEPTPPPALPAPPEIPAPPQLPPTTGTATAQGNGPQFYSMNRPIARQTTPSVGGTLPYCRPSSVTSQPSNVPQNTHANMSQTQLNGGPHYNQNQAPMAPPPPSLLQITPQLPLMGFVARVQETISDAPPPPPPVEEPAFVDSTPPPPPPEDYEDEEGDEDEESAVVEYSDPYAEEDPPWAPRNYLEKVVAIYDYTRDKEDELSFQEGAIIYVIKKNDDGWYEGVMCGTTGLFPGNYVESIMHYAD; via the exons ATGGCGGAGTTACAAATGCTTTTGGAAGAAGAGATTCCTGCAGGCAGAGGTGCTTTACTGGACAGCTATGCGAATTTAGAGCGGGTCGCTGAATACTGCGAGAGCAATTACATTCAG TCTCCTGATAAACAGAGAGCGTTAGAGGAGACTAAAAGCTACACGACTCAATCCCTGGCTAGCGTCGCCTACCTGATCAACACACTCGCCAACAATGTGCTGCAGATGCTCGACATTCAGGCGTCTCAGCTACGCCGCATGGAGTCGTCCATCAACCACATctcacag ACGGTGGACATCCACAAAGAGAAGGTGGCCAGGCGTGAGATCGGCATCCTCACTACTAATAAGAATACCTCTCGCACACACAAGATCATTGCTCCGGCCAATCCCGAGAGGCCTGTGCGCTACATCCGCAAGCCTATTGACTACAGCCTGCTGGATGACGTAGGACACGGCGTAAAG GTTAACGCCCAGAACATCAAGGCGGGCACGACCCCTCGAACAGGTGCCCCTACCCAGAAACCACCCAGCCCTCCAGGTCCAGGGAAGGGCACCCtcgg GCGCCACTCCCCCTACAGGACGCTTGAACCCGTGCGTCCCCCCGTCGTTCCTAATGACTATGTGCCGAGCCCGACCCGCAACACAGCTCCGCCCCTCCAGAGCCCGGCACGCACCACCTCCGTAAATCAGAGGACCCGCAcgtacag CAGTGGTAGTAGCGGAGGAAGTCACCCGAGCagtcgcagcagcagcagagagaACAGCGGAAGTGGCAGCGTGGGCGTGCCTATCGCCGTGCCGACCCCGGCCCCTCCCACTGCTTTCCCAG CAGGTACTGCCTCCACCCCTCCGAACCCTCCCAAGCCCCCTCCCAGTGTGTCTATCCCGGCTCCCCCggcacctcctcctcctcctacccCTGAACCCACACCTCCTCCTGCCCTTCCTGCTCCCCCTGAGATCCCAGCTCCCCCACAACTGCCCCCCACCACCGGTACAGCGACCGCGCAAG GAAACGGGCCTCAGTTCTACAGCATGAACAGACCAATAGCGAGGCAAACCACACCCTCAGTAGGCGGGACTCTGCCGTATTGCAGGCCGTCTTCGGTCACCAGTCAGCCGAGTAACGTACCTCAGAATACTCACGCAAACATGAGCCAGACCCAGCTTAATGGAGGACCACACTACAACCAGAACCAAG CCCCCATGGCTCCGCCTCCTCCCTCCTTATTACAGATCACACCCCAGCTGCCTCTGATGGGATTTGTGGCTCGGGTGCAGGAGACCA TCTCGGacgctcctcctcctccgccccCTGTGGAAGAGCCGGCGTTTGTGGACTCGACTCCGCCCCCGCCTCCACCTGAGGACTACGAGGACGAGGAGGGCGACGAGGATGAAGAGTCGGCAGTGGTGGAGTACAGTGACCCGTATGCCGAGGAGGATCCTCCATGGGCTCCTCGCAACTACCTGGAGAAAG TGGTGGCGATCTATGACTACACCCGCGATAAAGAAGACGAGCTGTCCTTCCAGGAAGGGGCCATCATCTACGTCATCAAGAAGAACGACGACGGCTGGTACGAGGGTGTCATGTGCGGCACCACGGGGCTCTTCCCTGGAAACTACGTCGAGTCCATCATGCACTACGCTGACTGA
- the abi2b gene encoding abl interactor 2b isoform X4 — protein sequence MAELQMLLEEEIPAGRGALLDSYANLERVAEYCESNYIQSPDKQRALEETKSYTTQSLASVAYLINTLANNVLQMLDIQASQLRRMESSINHISQTVDIHKEKVARREIGILTTNKNTSRTHKIIAPANPERPVRYIRKPIDYSLLDDVGHGVKVNAQNIKAGTTPRTGAPTQKPPSPPGPGKGTLGSGSSGGSHPSSRSSSRENSGSGSVGVPIAVPTPAPPTAFPAGTASTPPNPPKPPPSVSIPAPPAPPPPPTPEPTPPPALPAPPEIPAPPQLPPTTGTATAQGNGPQFYSMNRPIARQTTPSVGGTLPYCRPSSVTSQPSNVPQNTHANMSQTQLNGGPHYNQNQAPMAPPPPSLLQITPQLPLMGFVARVQETISDAPPPPPPVEEPAFVDSTPPPPPPEDYEDEEGDEDEESAVVEYSDPYAEEDPPWAPRNYLEKVVAIYDYTRDKEDELSFQEGAIIYVIKKNDDGWYEGVMCGTTGLFPGNYVESIMHYAD from the exons ATGGCGGAGTTACAAATGCTTTTGGAAGAAGAGATTCCTGCAGGCAGAGGTGCTTTACTGGACAGCTATGCGAATTTAGAGCGGGTCGCTGAATACTGCGAGAGCAATTACATTCAG TCTCCTGATAAACAGAGAGCGTTAGAGGAGACTAAAAGCTACACGACTCAATCCCTGGCTAGCGTCGCCTACCTGATCAACACACTCGCCAACAATGTGCTGCAGATGCTCGACATTCAGGCGTCTCAGCTACGCCGCATGGAGTCGTCCATCAACCACATctcacag ACGGTGGACATCCACAAAGAGAAGGTGGCCAGGCGTGAGATCGGCATCCTCACTACTAATAAGAATACCTCTCGCACACACAAGATCATTGCTCCGGCCAATCCCGAGAGGCCTGTGCGCTACATCCGCAAGCCTATTGACTACAGCCTGCTGGATGACGTAGGACACGGCGTAAAG GTTAACGCCCAGAACATCAAGGCGGGCACGACCCCTCGAACAGGTGCCCCTACCCAGAAACCACCCAGCCCTCCAGGTCCAGGGAAGGGCACCCtcgg CAGTGGTAGTAGCGGAGGAAGTCACCCGAGCagtcgcagcagcagcagagagaACAGCGGAAGTGGCAGCGTGGGCGTGCCTATCGCCGTGCCGACCCCGGCCCCTCCCACTGCTTTCCCAG CAGGTACTGCCTCCACCCCTCCGAACCCTCCCAAGCCCCCTCCCAGTGTGTCTATCCCGGCTCCCCCggcacctcctcctcctcctacccCTGAACCCACACCTCCTCCTGCCCTTCCTGCTCCCCCTGAGATCCCAGCTCCCCCACAACTGCCCCCCACCACCGGTACAGCGACCGCGCAAG GAAACGGGCCTCAGTTCTACAGCATGAACAGACCAATAGCGAGGCAAACCACACCCTCAGTAGGCGGGACTCTGCCGTATTGCAGGCCGTCTTCGGTCACCAGTCAGCCGAGTAACGTACCTCAGAATACTCACGCAAACATGAGCCAGACCCAGCTTAATGGAGGACCACACTACAACCAGAACCAAG CCCCCATGGCTCCGCCTCCTCCCTCCTTATTACAGATCACACCCCAGCTGCCTCTGATGGGATTTGTGGCTCGGGTGCAGGAGACCA TCTCGGacgctcctcctcctccgccccCTGTGGAAGAGCCGGCGTTTGTGGACTCGACTCCGCCCCCGCCTCCACCTGAGGACTACGAGGACGAGGAGGGCGACGAGGATGAAGAGTCGGCAGTGGTGGAGTACAGTGACCCGTATGCCGAGGAGGATCCTCCATGGGCTCCTCGCAACTACCTGGAGAAAG TGGTGGCGATCTATGACTACACCCGCGATAAAGAAGACGAGCTGTCCTTCCAGGAAGGGGCCATCATCTACGTCATCAAGAAGAACGACGACGGCTGGTACGAGGGTGTCATGTGCGGCACCACGGGGCTCTTCCCTGGAAACTACGTCGAGTCCATCATGCACTACGCTGACTGA